In the genome of Streptomyces lydicus, the window ATGGCCATGGGCGCAGCCTTCGGGCAATTCGCTGTGCTCACCAGCACTCGGGCATCAGGGGCTGGGATCTCTGCCGGGTAAGGGCAACTGACCTGGGGTCAGCCTCCGGGCGTCTGGACGCTGAGCTCGTACAGCCGCGTGACCTGCCGGTCGCTGTGGTTGTCGTCGCTGACCAGCAGCAGTTTGAGTCGTCCCGTCTGCTCCCGGCCTGTGACAAGCATGCCCTCGATGTTGTCCAGGAGCGGGTTGGGCAGCGGCATCGGGTGATGCGCGCCCAGCGAAGGGCACTCTGCAAGATCGGCGAGCAGTTGCTTCGGCACCGGTCGGCCCCGGTCCGCGTGCGCGAGGTCGGCGAAGTAGAGACGGACCGTTGGCACCGTGTCGGCGGAGACGCCTCGTTCGAGGACCAGTCCGGAAGAGGTGATCTCGGAGACGCCCAGCGACTTGTCGACGGGGTAGGTGTACTGCCCGGCAAGCCGGAAGTCCGCGTCGACGCTTGGACGGTGCCAGGTCTGGAAGCGCACCAGTGGCCGTCCTTCGCCGTCCGCGGGGTCCCCGTCGAGCGGGCCCTCCATAGAGGCGAGCAGGGTGCGGCCGTCGGGCTGGAGGGCCAGGCCCTCGAAGGTCTGGTTGAGCCGCGCCTTGCCGGCCGGAGCGACCCGGAGTTCGTCCGGTACGGGCAGCGACCCGAGCAGCTTGCCGTCGTGGCCGTAACGACGGATGGACGGTTCGGTCTCAGAGGTGACCAGGTAGCTGCCGTCGTGGTCGACGACCAGGCCCTCCGAGTCGAGCGCCCCGCCCTTCTCATCCGTCAGCGGCACCACGCGTTCGGGTTCGCGCCGCGGGCCCAGGGTGAACAGCTCGGAGCGGTCCGACAGGGCGGCGATCCGGTCGCCGGAGCCGGCGGCGAGGGCGGAGAGGTTGCCGACGTAACTGCCCTGGAAGGTGGTCTTGTCCAGCGCGTCGGAGAAACCGCTGATCGAGACGTACGGAGAGCAGGCCCGGGTGTCATTGCCCGCATCTCGACGGCTTGTCGTCGCTGCCGTGGAGGGGGCGGTGGCCGTCAGCACCGTCGTCGCCACAGCTGTGGTCATCGTGACCAGCACGTCACGTATACGCATGCGTCATCCCTTTCACTGCAGGGTTGGATGTGTCGGCTGCCATGCCGCCAGCAGGG includes:
- a CDS encoding esterase-like activity of phytase family protein; amino-acid sequence: MRIRDVLVTMTTAVATTVLTATAPSTAATTSRRDAGNDTRACSPYVSISGFSDALDKTTFQGSYVGNLSALAAGSGDRIAALSDRSELFTLGPRREPERVVPLTDEKGGALDSEGLVVDHDGSYLVTSETEPSIRRYGHDGKLLGSLPVPDELRVAPAGKARLNQTFEGLALQPDGRTLLASMEGPLDGDPADGEGRPLVRFQTWHRPSVDADFRLAGQYTYPVDKSLGVSEITSSGLVLERGVSADTVPTVRLYFADLAHADRGRPVPKQLLADLAECPSLGAHHPMPLPNPLLDNIEGMLVTGREQTGRLKLLLVSDDNHSDRQVTRLYELSVQTPGG